A region of the Hydra vulgaris chromosome 12, alternate assembly HydraT2T_AEP genome:
TTTAAACAGTATATGTCAACAACAAAGTTGTATTGATTTCACGgtctctttatttaatttttttttcactttaaagaAACTTAGTGCTAAAATCATGCCGTAAGATATTATacaaatgttgttaaattttgtttttattttataaataaattaaaaaaatatatactttattttactaTGGAAGCAAATGATGGTATTATTATGATTTCTAGAGAATTTAATGGCGAAGAGTTCATAGAACTTCGTAAACAACACGCAAAATATTTTCGAATACGTAGAATACAGTGTCTTAATGGTTTGTTTTTAGAGGTTCTCTGCGACGGTGAAGTTAGAGGAACAGTCCACGATTCAACAAAATACggtacaaaaaatttttataaactgtatTTAAGTTTCGTTAAATTCTTTTGCAGAAACTTTACTATAAGCAACTGTATAACAATAAATGTATTATAggcataaattgttttagacGTGCTTTTATTGCATCATTATTTACTTTTGAGAAACcttaaatttaacttataaaatttgatttttggctttcgaaaaaattttatattctagttttatattatattacattataaattgtatattatataacttttatattctgctctttaataatatttgaaatatccTAAAATCACAACATTGAGTTACGAAGcgaagaaaatgttaaaaatgaataaagcatacaagtaataacaaattggtataataaagtaaaaactatattgtaatatttatttaattaatttttcttttagtttgatattttaaataatatgttataatCAGTTTCatgagttttttaagaaaataattcaagaataaagatttaaaaaaaagaatgtttatgtagttaaatttaaatgttgttaaacagttttaaatgaggttatttttttaaatattttttcaagaattaAGTTCCTTAAACAAATTGTGAATTGAGTgttttgtttgatattattgattAAATAAGGATAAAAacgattaaaatttatttcaattttaagtttaaacataaGCAATAAGTCTcgaaagaaaattaatttatagaTATCAAGCAAATTCACATCATTAATTGTTTTGCAAATGCGTAAACCAATTTTTGGCAAGTTAATGGCTCACCtacttttgttttatgtaaaatttaacgAGACCACTTGTTTGCCCTTTTTTACAATAGCGAGTATTGTAAAAAAGGGCAAatcataaatgtatatattgcAGATGAagcaataaatacatttatgacATGGTTTTAAACTTTGCACTGGTTTTATAGCTATTCGTTGacttaacaataataattagtaataatagaCATTATAACAAATTGGTATTTGTTGTTATATCATATTACCAGGACTGATTTAAGTAAGGAGGAGGTTTTAGGCGCTTTGGAACAAttagaaacaatttttgcaaagctttaaaataacttttaacgtTACTTGTGGGCCATTTTGAATCACGCTTGTTTGAGCTTTTTGTTAACGCtacttactattttttttaactattttgtaaGAAGCCAAATTATCGGCTTCCGGTAACATTATTTATATCGATTTTGTGTGAATTCAAATTATCGGCTTTAGGTGTCACGACTTACATcaatttttcaacaataaatattgcttttaaaaactgGTTTAACTACCTTATTACCCCattcacaaaaaaaagattttaaaagttacttcaTGATTCACACCAACCTTAAAATAGGATTTAATTCACCTacaaaaaattggttttaagtTAGCTACAATTTCAAATGTAAAAGCTGTTTAAATAAAACGACGGACTTTAtgtgaaaaatgtttattcGAAAGCGCCAAACACTTTGCGTCTAATTTTAAGCAACACTTTTGCAATTTGAAAcgtcaaattttattttgctttttaaaaattgtgtcaAGATATTAAAACAGCCTCAGATGCCATTTTCTTGATACTTTTAGtacttaattttaatagaaataacttAGTTTAGTTAATCAACTTTTGTGCGAtgttttacaatatttgaacattcattttttcaaatacttttatcAAATGTTAAAGCAGATAGCGTTTAACCATTAGGTGTTGTTTTTCTTACGTTCAATAACGTTCAATAACAATAACTACTAATTATTTTATGCTTGTTATTTTACGCCAATTATTTTTGGCAATTTATACACGCTTTTCTCTTATCAACAGTTGAACCCGCCATTTTAAAGAGACACAAGTCCAAAATATAtaacagttattttaaaaattattattgaaaacttctgtataatttatgtttttttaataataaatgaaaattacaaaaactatatatgtttttttatttatttagtccTATATTTAGTTTCTTAAGCAccatagactttttttttttataaaaaaacattttttttggattttgaaaagttttaacggggttgtttctttttcaaaatgacAGATTCAACTGATAATAAATTTGGCTCCTgaacttgatttaaaatataacagagTAAACTGTGTGCAACAATATCATTTGTTTACCAAGTTATGAAGAAATCTTACAAATTTATGGAGGTTTAAACCTCACAAGTGCTGCATAGACTGAGAGCCTACAGCaacattttaatatgtttacaaACCCAAAATTCCTATACGTAGACGCCGGATAGACTGAACATCTAGAAAATGATTTAGTAGTTTAtcaacatttaatatatattcttaaaactaaaTCTATTATATCTAGGTGTGTTTCATTTGGTAACTGTTGTGTTATATCTAGGTGTGTATCATTTGGTAACTGTTGTGTTATATCTAGGTGTGTTTCATTTGGTAACTGTTGGGGTAAATAAGTTGGCAATAAGAAGTTTAATGACTGGTTTGTTTGTTGCAAATGGCGTGGATAATAAAGTTGAGTCAAAGGTAAGGTTTTGTAGTAACAATGACTTGAAGTTTCATAACAGTAATTAGATCGGTAGCGACAATTTATTAATCTGCAATTTGAAGTTTCATACCAGTAATTAGATCGGTAGCGACAATTTATTAatctatataaacaatttattaaactaGCTTATATAGATTtacattgatattaaaaattgccaattatttttaaagatagtatgataaaaaaatcttgaaatttttttaaatataacttttaattattttcaggTGAAGAGATTATAATGGAGTTACTTATTTAGATCTGTAAAATGTATAAGtccttttatttttcattaaaaaaatacattaggcCAGCACTGCTTTCTTAGGGACTTGGAAACAATCATAAGTTTTACaggattttttcaaaatacgtTTTCAGAAAATGCCGGGTAAAGAttgacttttttcttttgtaaggatctttagtttttattttacaaaaggaagttttaatttaaaataccaCGATATCATTTGTTGTTAGAGATTGCGCCGTACGCAAAATGTCTCAACGTGCTGaggaaatatattttctttttaattcttttatctTTGAGATTCCAAAAAAAGTCCTGAGGTGTGACGTCTAGGAAACTCGGAGGGTAACCAATGGTACCCCTTTGCGCGAAGCTGCATCGAGGTGAGCTCGCACATTGCAATGGTAGTGGGTAGGTGCTCCATCTTGCTAGACTTAAATCTAGTTGTCATTACAAAACATTTCTGAAATTTATGGGCTGGCAAACTCGTTAAGTAAAGTTAACTCTCACCAGAGACAGttatgtaaaaattgaaattgttcTATGATGCTCACTGCGAATATACCACATACACTGTTTTTCCTGGTTAGTTTATATGGTGTTCCAATGTTACATGAGAATTTACAGAGCCCCAATACGTGAAATTACGGagattaactttttaaagtattgCTTCACATAATCAATCAGCAAAAATGTCAGCTGGTTTCATCTACTACTGACGCGCTCGGCACTAAAACACTCGGCACTAAAACTCTCGACACTATTTAAACCGCTGTTTAAATAGTgcgtttaaatataaatacgcAGATTGCGGTACAAATATAAATCTGCTGCAGATTACGATACAAATATAAATGCgctacaaatttaaataaaatacaaattttaattaatgttaactttttaattttttttattttatacattttcactttcaacaaggctataagcaaccactattagagctgataagcacttgttaaatagttttaaaagtatagacgacagctccggagaataCTTCCACAAGACCATAAtaggtatgttgtccagaccacaagctgtagaagagtctaagcagaaaatcactttaaatacagaagctggagtgatacgaatgtcaagcaacgGATCAACCTGTGTTTTAAGGCAAAAATTTTGGCTCTTAacacctgcagagtcactgacactagagccaagtcATTCAAtatgatgagcattaaagtcaccaccACCAACAATACAGCTGAAGGATAAAGTgaaagggcttggtcaatttaattagaaataacatcgaaaagtgtgcagtcttgagatgaaggagagcgatatagaacaaaaataaaggtgatagagtgaagtggtgctaaacgaaagcacataaaagaatattctgtggattcaaacctagttttctGACAAATGGATGAATTCTAACGAGTGTAAAAGAAAGATAaacatcaacactaagatcacaagatgtgacagctgaactcaaattagtcccACAAAGAGCAAATAGGTTTGGCGAACTTTGCAGGAGATAAgattcaacagaagaaaagtaaCTTCGAAAACCACGAATATCAGTGAAAGATAGATTTAGAGAAGTTGGAGATGACgatagttttttgtgtttttatagtttttggtactttagtcgtttttgaatttgttaaagaacttgactcaaagcacagataCTACTCAGTAcagtccaagcaattgcctcattactactAATAAACCTTAAaccataacaaagggctccaaatgtgacCTCGACAATGCATACCAAAAATACGAGCACCACCCATGCGCAACAtagcactgttagtactctgatactTTACAGCTGTTAATGGAATCAGCCTAACAGAGAGCTACGACAAAGTTCGGGAAACTGGAGATCCAGCCGACCTCAGTGAGTATGTTTATCGAGACACTATCacataagaaaaatttgaaataaaaattacaaaagacttatatttgataaaactttaaacaaattaaatctaataaataaaaaaataaaaaaaaagctgttttagtaatgaatttatattgattaaattacattaaaaagggatactgttataaaattcttaagtgtttatcttgatgagaaTATTACTTGGAGGAAACAAATCGATTTTccagaaatttttcaaaagtttccaaagtttgcaaaaatatttgcatCTTATACAAAGCCcgaaattatttaaacaaaataaatttaaaccaactttattactcatttatacaCAATTCTGTAAATTACGAAAAAATTGCCcggaaaaattaattatgaagaCCACTTTTCacattcaaaaactttttttttgatgacaGGAAGGTActagatgtttataaacttaacatgtttaattttttgttttacttttatatggaaaaaacagtttatctttatttgtttaaaacgactattttaaaagcaataattaaatacataataagaaataatatttttttaaaacctttttgtagaacataattcaatcaattttgtattgcctaTCGTACACTtcatctttggaataaaatcgTAAATTTTGATCTTTCAATTActcttcctgtttttaaaactaaattcaaaaaactcaTTCTCTCTATGGACAACAatctaaaattctaaaaatgtatgtaaaatgtATATGTTAAATATTCAGCATATGTTAAAATGTTAGTAGGTTGTATTATGTTAAATCTTCAGcatgtttatatgttataggtaaatgtttactttttaaggCTCCGATGATAAGGTCCTTATGATCCTCTTACCGAAACCTAGCTTTGTATTGTCAGTACGCAGAACtctatatattttgtaaaaatcttttgttattaTGTATCACGACTTGAATATTTATGCATCACGACTTGAATATTTATGCATCACGACTAACattataaactgaaaaataaattattatagtgttgccgtaaaatatacatttaatatataatacgacgatataaacaaccagttttataaatatttgttccaagTTTTTTTCAAGCGTTTGGCAGTTTAAAACATACTCATGAAATGGTGACCACGAGATAAAGAGTTAATGAGTTTTGGTGTTtatcattaaatgttttaatttaaagatttggATTAAATTGCATCATAGGCGCTGAAACTCAAgtgattataaatttaatttttttagtctttCGCAGTATCTAAGAtgtcttttataaaaactttatctaaCTTGAGAGccatattttcatcaatgaaagtgaatgtcATTTTTAGCATACCAAGAACTTATAGGGATttagagacaactgtttgaataCATGCGCTCTATATgagtttatttgtaaaaatggcttTTGAACTACGCtctttagtagagcttcttagtagagcttcttaggcattaatttttacattgGTTATTTTTCAAATAGTAAATGAAATGAGGATTGTTATGACCGTAATAAATAACACAGCATTTGGAAATGTTTGAATTtagtaaccaagtgtttgatCACTTGTATACCAAGCGTAAACAATCTTACAGGTCAACGAGATTCGTCTACGATAAAGCTTTAGAAGAAGTTTAGTATCGTAGGTAATATCTcgaaagttttataaagttgaGCAAGATcgtttgtgtaaaaaaaaaagaggagtGGACAAAGAAAAGGACCTTGAGGAATAACACTGAGGATATTAACCCAAACATGATATCGTGATTTGTAACGCGAAGATGAAGTAATATCAAGTCTTTATTAGTTTAGTTACGCATAATTTATGATGAATTTGTAGAGAGCATCGTACCAAACATAGTTGATATgctttaagattttgttttttacaagtttttcaaagattttgcaCGCAACAGAGGCTAGTAGAATAGGTTGATAGTTTTCAGCACTCGCTATTTTCCAGAGAGTGGGTATCATTCCAGAATTAAAGGATTAATGGGAGATTTATGTATATGGAATTGCAAAACCTTTAACACATATCTTAAGTATTAAGGGATGCAAGCAACAAGATCCGAAAGAATTATAAGGGTTTAGATCGGTAAGTTTCTTAATAATGTCTGAGATAGAAAGACCTAAGTTATCATTATGCATACATTTAAGTTTAATCATGGTCCCCACAAAGGAAGGGGGGAGGAGAGATGGCGGTACTGTAGCACTGGGGTCCGGAGGTAGTAACCGGAAAAATAGTAAATCCGAGTAAAACATTGTTGTTtcgaattaaaaataaatgtgaaaagaaaaacttttgaaccaaaaaccttgtttaaaattaaaaagtagaaaacgAACAAACATTTCAACAATTCACGTAaccttcttgtttttttttacttttttcatgtatattttcgtttttttacGCTGATTTCTTTGAGTGATTCCTAAACTCATCTTCCTTTTGAAATATAAGTTATTAGTCGTTAACGTTAACAAGTAgcttaacatttaaatttgcaCTATGGTCTTAAAACTATTATGCGGACCGTTGTGTAAACTAATTCCTGCATTTTACtcataatagtttttttctccGTTAATGGACTGGTTTGGATAATTTGGTCCAAAATCTTTCAGGTTAACCATTTTACATTCGTTAAACTTTGttcttaaaatcaataaactaaaaaaggaaaataatttattctgaaatTAGTTCagacatatatattatttgaaaatattatgattCTGATGCTCCAAAActtaacttataaaagttttaatacagACAAAACACCACTCGGACCATCGTTAAGAATTAATAGAGCATAATTTACTCCAATTTCCAGTGTTGATCGgttcacaaaaattattttgggaCAGCGTTTCCAGATTATTGAATTGAGTGCCTCATTTGCATTCTGCGTTCGACCatgaagatattttaaaagcaattcaccatgaagatattttaaaagcaattcaTCTGCTGATAAATCCTGAAAAAttggttttaataaattaaaaatttctattgatAATGATATATGTTTTTTGTATGTGGTTGTACCATAAATCTTTTCGTAGCGATATTTGCACAAACTATTTTAATCTCGCGGGTACATTCTATGTTGGTATTCTTGATCATCAAATTTAGTGCAGTGAAAAAGTACTGCCCAAACTGCTTTCTTCATAGCATATAAACTATCAGCATTGTTTCTAATTGCTAAACCATAATAATTTGGGAGAGAGTTTATTACTGATTCTGCAAGTTTGCCCTTACCCTGCAGACAGGTCTgtgtcttttatattttaaccaGATTCCTGAGGCGAGTGCCAAGACATTTTTGCATGACCGATGCATTCTAACTTTACAGGAGTGATACTATACTCCTTACATGAGTCACTTTAGATGACATCATTGAATGATGAGGTGTCTATTTATCTCCgagactttttatatataaaattaaactttgctATGGAGCGCTTAAATATTGAGATAGCACCAGCTGATTCCATTAAACCAGAAAAGCCTTTATGGTTgatattgtatatatggttaACACGCCATTCATCATACTCAGGGCTATTAGTTTTTGATACGTTCAGTTGTTGCAGAATGCAACAACTGAACGTATATTCCCTTCATTTGGGTCTCTGCCTACATTATTTACAGTAGAAATAGTTTTTGAGCAAAAAactgattagttttttttacagtttttacaaTATAACTCAATGCAATGTGAAAACCCCCTTCTCAGATCTAATGTATCAGTTATTTTCAGTGATGAGTTGCATAATTTACAtgcaaaaatttcaaacattttcttcaaaatagtCATATGAATCAAAATGAAGTAGCTTTCAGTATcttcaagattattttttttcaaaataaaattgttgttggAGGGTACTCTGCTTTTATGATTGTGTTAAATGAAAGTTTGTTTGCTGATCATTTTTACAACGATTAAGAACGTGAACATtagttcttttctttttttaaacaaaattctgcTTGTTACCTTTAGGCATTACGCTTTTAAAATAGtacaaacattaaataatataacttgctAAATTCTAAAATACTAGAAATACTGCTTTAAACAACCTTTGTAACaacttgaatataaaataagaatacgAATGATCATTTAACTTATgaccaaaaaattaaacaaggtAGGCTATaatactcaaatattttttaatatttaaaataatattgatttttgcagttttttacaTTGGAAGTTTTTTACATTGGAAATTACATTGCAGATTTTTACATTGGAAATATTTTTGGTTATATATTGGTTGCTATGGAATTACTATGAACATTGCAAACTACTTGGTTGATTTAAACCCAAATTATCATTACTCgaagttaaaattttgcattaaaaattttttttattctgtgaACAAAAGATTAATGAaccaaattttatattttttttttcaaaattgacttttatttCTTGTGATACCAccttaataaataatgataaagtttCAGTCATTAATTCGCTGTGATACAACTTTATTTTACACacataaataattaagttaaattgatttttgaacGATAACaccagattttttttctaataaatttatttcacttgaacctttatttgataaaatcagcccgtaaaaaagaagttatttatgaattttgtgaagttatttttttatatttttaaaaaaaattgcttttttggCGTTAGGAGTCAGTAAAACAGTATTTAGAGTATTTAAtgcaaaaactaaataaaaatgcacACTTTCATTATAATACATTTCacagatatttaaaattattatcgtTTAGGAAGATATCGATTCAACTTGTGTGTTTGAAGAAAGGTTTTATGAAAACTTCTGCGTTGCTTACATCAGTGAAACCAGTAAAAAGCCATGCGCACTTACAATTAATTCATTTGGTCAGACCTATTTAACAGATACTGGAGTAACTCCGATTCTTCAAAAAGCTCTTACCCAAAGTCAATCAATGGAGTTCGAAAAACCTAAGCCAAGACTTAGACGTAATGCAAGTCAAGTCAACGAACAACTCGGTTTagtctcattaaaaaaatattacgaaATTAACGCAACAACTTGCTTCAAAAATGATAGCTTGAACGCAAAATTTAAACGTATGTGCAACTCCACAAAGTCGAACTCCTTAGTAAACAAGAAAATACAAACCGAGAGCAGAATACACGACCTTACGCCTAATTCGCTATTCAAAATTATCACGTTATCGCACAATGataatcaattatatttaagtATCGCGCGAAGTTtagataaataacaataaaaacaatatttacaatgaatgctacatttttaacattaaacattttctttatagttaaaaaaatgtaaataaaaatg
Encoded here:
- the LOC100200699 gene encoding uncharacterized protein LOC100200699 isoform X1; this encodes MPEFNGEEFIELRKQHAKYFRIRRIQCLNGLFLEVLCDGEVRGTVHDSTKYGVFHLVTVGVNKLAIRSLMTGLFVANGVDNKVESKEDIDSTCVFEERFYENFCVAYISETSKKPCALTINSFGQTYLTDTGVTPILQKALTQSQSMEFEKPKPRLRRNASQVNEQLGLVSLKKYYEINATTCFKNDSLNAKFKRMCNSTKSNSLVNKKIQTESRIHDLTPNSLFKIITLSHNDNQLYLSIARSLDK
- the LOC100200699 gene encoding uncharacterized protein LOC100200699 isoform X4, with the protein product MPEFNGEEFIELRKQHAKYFRIRRIQCLNGLFLEVLCDGEVRGTVHDSTKYGVYHLVTVVLYLGVFHLVTVGVNKLAIRSLMTGLFVANGVDNKVESKEDIDSTCVFEERFYENFCVAYISETSKKPCALTINSFGQTYLTDTGVTPILQKALTQSQSMEFEKPKPRLRRNASQVNEQLGLVSLKKYYEINATTCFKNDSLNAKFKRMCNSTKSNSLVNKKIQTESRIHDLTPNSLFKIITLSHNDNQLYLSIARSLDK
- the LOC100200699 gene encoding uncharacterized protein LOC100200699 isoform X3 produces the protein MPEFNGEEFIELRKQHAKYFRIRRIQCLNGLFLEVLCDGEVRGTVHDSTKYGVFHLVTVVLYLGVYHLVTVVLYLGVFHLVTVGVNKLAIRSLMTGLFVANGVDNKVESKEDIDSTCVFEERFYENFCVAYISETSKKPCALTINSFGQTYLTDTGVTPILQKALTQSQSMEFEKPKPRLRRNASQVNEQLGLVSLKKYYEINATTCFKNDSLNAKFKRMCNSTKSNSLVNKKIQTESRIHDLTPNSLFKIITLSHNDNQLYLSIARSLDK